In the genome of Candidatus Nanopelagicales bacterium, one region contains:
- a CDS encoding carboxyl transferase domain-containing protein, which yields MARRHRQGRRTVRESLAALLDPGSWREYGALAVAAQRAARSRDDLVASTPADGVLTGTGRIGGVRVAVVAYDYTVLAGTQGVTGHRKTDRLLDLAARDGLPVVLFAEGGGGRPSDTDHPTVAGLELGTFASFARLRTPRIGIAGGYCFAGNAALLGMCDVSIGIAGASIGMGGPAMIEAAGLGSVAPQDVGPLDVHLDSGAVDIEAADDGAAVDLAARLVGLVAGPPRPGTRPDQRRLRDVVPDNRRHAYDVRDVLAVLADEDSLIELQARHGRAMTTALGRLHGRAVGFLASNPRHGAGAIDAAAASKAGRFLRLCDRFGLPVVSLCDTPGIMVGPAAERTGLVRAVGDLFAAGAGLRMPLATVVLRKAYGLGAMAMAGGGFHVPRLTVAWPTGEVGPMGLEGAVRLAYGRQLESVADEAERKARFDALVAAAYERGEALSAAEHFELDDVIDPADTAEALAAALF from the coding sequence GTGGCACGACGGCACCGCCAGGGACGGCGGACCGTCCGGGAGAGCCTGGCCGCTCTGCTCGACCCCGGCAGCTGGCGCGAGTACGGCGCCCTGGCCGTGGCCGCCCAGCGGGCGGCACGCAGCCGGGACGACCTGGTCGCCTCGACGCCCGCGGACGGCGTCCTCACCGGGACGGGCCGCATCGGCGGCGTGCGGGTGGCCGTGGTCGCCTACGACTACACCGTCCTCGCGGGCACCCAGGGCGTCACGGGCCACCGCAAGACCGACCGGCTGCTGGACCTCGCCGCCCGGGACGGTCTGCCGGTGGTGCTGTTCGCGGAGGGCGGCGGGGGACGCCCCAGCGACACCGACCACCCCACGGTCGCCGGGCTGGAGCTCGGCACCTTCGCCTCGTTCGCCCGCCTACGCACGCCGCGGATCGGCATCGCCGGCGGCTACTGCTTCGCCGGCAACGCCGCCCTGCTGGGCATGTGTGACGTGAGCATCGGCATCGCCGGCGCCAGCATCGGCATGGGCGGCCCCGCGATGATCGAGGCGGCTGGCCTGGGATCCGTTGCGCCGCAAGATGTCGGGCCGCTGGACGTGCATCTTGACAGTGGTGCGGTCGACATCGAGGCGGCGGACGACGGCGCGGCCGTGGATCTCGCTGCCCGGCTGGTCGGCCTGGTGGCCGGACCGCCCCGGCCCGGCACCCGTCCCGACCAGCGCCGGCTGCGTGACGTCGTCCCCGACAACAGACGGCACGCGTACGACGTGCGGGACGTGCTGGCCGTGCTGGCCGACGAGGACTCGCTGATCGAACTCCAGGCGCGGCACGGGCGGGCGATGACGACGGCGCTGGGACGCCTGCACGGCCGAGCGGTCGGCTTCCTCGCGTCCAACCCGCGCCACGGCGCCGGTGCCATCGACGCTGCGGCGGCGAGCAAGGCGGGGCGATTCCTGCGGCTGTGCGACCGGTTCGGGCTGCCGGTGGTCAGCCTCTGCGACACCCCGGGGATCATGGTCGGCCCGGCCGCGGAGCGCACCGGCCTGGTCCGCGCGGTCGGTGACCTGTTCGCTGCAGGCGCCGGGCTGCGGATGCCGCTGGCCACCGTGGTCCTGCGCAAGGCCTACGGGCTCGGCGCCATGGCCATGGCGGGCGGCGGCTTCCACGTCCCGCGGCTGACCGTCGCGTGGCCGACCGGCGAGGTCGGTCCGATGGGACTGGAGGGTGCGGTCCGGCTCGCGTACGGGCGGCAGCTGGAGTCGGTCGCCGACGAGGCCGAGCGGAAGGCGCGCTTCGACGCGCTGGTGGCCGCGGCCTACGAGCGCGGCGAGGCGCTGTCGGCCGCGGAGCACTTCGAGCTCGACGACGTCATCGACCCAGCGGACACCGCCGAGGCCCTGGCCGCAGCGCTGTTCTGA
- a CDS encoding Crp/Fnr family transcriptional regulator, giving the protein MSDDGVLTQQLEKTDLFAGLSKRALHRVERDGEVKDFEAGAVITAEGTPVAGFAAFSPTGAYFYLVLSGSGEVRHGDTVVISIGPGSYFGELSLIDGKPRSADVVAGPDGMTAFVLDKWKFEALLEEHPEVAIPMLRVMTARLRAAEAVR; this is encoded by the coding sequence GTGTCGGACGATGGCGTGCTGACCCAGCAGCTGGAGAAGACGGACCTGTTCGCCGGTCTGTCGAAGCGGGCGCTGCACCGCGTGGAGCGCGACGGGGAGGTCAAGGACTTCGAGGCCGGGGCCGTCATCACCGCGGAGGGGACGCCGGTCGCGGGCTTCGCCGCGTTCAGCCCGACCGGCGCCTACTTCTACCTGGTGCTCTCCGGATCGGGTGAGGTGCGCCACGGCGACACGGTCGTCATCTCGATCGGCCCCGGGTCGTACTTCGGGGAGCTGAGCCTCATCGACGGCAAGCCGCGATCGGCCGACGTGGTCGCCGGCCCCGACGGCATGACCGCCTTCGTGCTGGACAAGTGGAAGTTCGAGGCGCTCCTCGAGGAGCACCCGGAGGTCGCCATCCCGATGCTGCGGGTCATGACCGCCCGGCTGCGCGCCGCCGAGGCAGTGCGCTGA
- a CDS encoding DUF222 domain-containing protein — protein sequence MFYGDRMDAPAVSRTRDAGLLRRVRELGPGARAGALLDRIDVQALDSFDRVELLRAWDAQVAWTSARTAEALVGVSGPTPLVDLTDRDHGEVDELSVEGEVAAALRIAPRTARGRVASARFLATTGAPAAEMLRSGRWTVAHARAAEDELAGVPAGVAADVMADVVARCLPGEDGSPAQYLDETPGRLRSRVRRTVARVDQAAATERIRGRHRERSCTLTPEPDFRGQVSIRGPYPMVAWAYRQLDHWARRERERLRGLDPALRDDDQDTSLEALRADAFVAAARLLASTDDGGPAAEPTPDRGRTWSTAVVVVEAPTALGMADEPGFVPGYGWVPAPVARELLGGADRWRRFLTDGGRLVDAGRRDYRPGAALRRHVTARDLTCTFPGCAVPSADSDLDHVSNFDGANTTAANLRPTCRSHHRLKTHGGMFGGYMVPRGPSGSRGRHQCRNG from the coding sequence ATGTTCTACGGCGATCGGATGGACGCTCCGGCGGTGTCCCGGACGCGCGACGCCGGCTTGCTGCGGCGCGTCCGCGAGCTCGGCCCCGGGGCGCGCGCCGGCGCCCTGCTGGACCGGATCGACGTGCAGGCCCTCGACTCCTTCGACCGGGTCGAGCTGCTGCGCGCGTGGGACGCGCAGGTGGCATGGACGAGCGCGCGCACGGCCGAGGCCCTGGTGGGCGTGTCCGGGCCGACGCCGCTGGTCGACCTCACCGACCGCGACCACGGCGAGGTCGACGAGCTGTCGGTCGAGGGGGAGGTGGCGGCCGCGCTCCGGATCGCGCCGCGGACCGCCCGCGGCCGGGTCGCCTCGGCCCGGTTCCTGGCCACCACCGGCGCGCCGGCTGCAGAGATGCTCCGGTCCGGTCGCTGGACGGTCGCTCATGCCCGCGCCGCCGAGGACGAGCTGGCTGGCGTCCCCGCAGGCGTCGCGGCGGACGTGATGGCAGACGTGGTCGCACGGTGCCTCCCGGGCGAGGACGGCTCGCCCGCGCAGTACCTGGACGAGACCCCGGGGCGTCTCCGGTCGCGGGTCCGCCGGACGGTGGCCCGCGTCGACCAGGCGGCCGCCACCGAGCGGATCCGCGGACGCCACCGGGAGCGCTCGTGCACCCTGACGCCGGAGCCCGACTTCCGCGGACAGGTCAGCATTCGTGGCCCGTACCCGATGGTGGCCTGGGCCTACCGGCAGCTCGACCACTGGGCACGACGGGAGCGGGAGCGGCTGCGCGGACTCGACCCCGCGCTACGGGACGACGATCAGGACACCTCGCTGGAGGCGCTGCGCGCGGACGCGTTCGTCGCCGCCGCCCGGCTCCTGGCGAGCACGGACGACGGTGGGCCTGCTGCCGAGCCCACCCCCGACCGGGGCCGGACCTGGTCGACGGCAGTCGTCGTGGTCGAGGCGCCGACGGCACTGGGCATGGCCGACGAGCCGGGCTTCGTGCCCGGCTACGGCTGGGTCCCCGCCCCCGTCGCCCGCGAGTTGCTCGGCGGTGCGGACCGGTGGCGCCGTTTCCTGACCGACGGGGGACGCCTGGTCGATGCGGGGCGACGCGACTACCGGCCCGGGGCCGCACTGCGGCGCCACGTGACGGCGCGGGACCTGACCTGCACCTTCCCCGGCTGCGCCGTTCCGTCCGCCGACTCCGACCTCGACCATGTGAGCAACTTCGACGGCGCCAACACGACAGCGGCCAATCTCCGGCCGACCTGCCGCTCCCATCACCGGCTCAAGACCCACGGCGGGATGTTTGGGGGGTACATGGTGCCGAGGGGGCCGAGCGGATCGCGCGGCCGACATCAGTGTCGGAACGGCTAA
- a CDS encoding AAA family ATPase, with protein MVVVTGPYEAAAHDLRRKGWSPIPMAAKSGDIPTGWGAGYATAMASGADVQGWLDEGRGGDNVAGRCPPEVVGLDIDAHAKDKNAHGTLARLVAEHGPLPRTFVVSSRFGPGWDGLSGIRLYRLPEQHAARAVDPSAGWRGGWPGVDVVRHAHRYVMAPPSVHPEKGTAYRVLDESDGTYLDALPAVADLPLLPEAWCTALYHGGDGRQRQDDPQSAYWTEGRPCPAVRARLGQAVAELESGRHDNTAAALMALTRLGEQGHAGVRRAVDVLLGTFVEAVTTAGSGRRSASAARAEWARMAVDLDVKLAAKGLTDPLDVGCCGDTDPPEADDDQPGHRRVVLTPASAIRPRRVEWMWEGRLAVGTLALLAGPEGLGKSTVAYTLAAQVTRGTLPGEFHGKPRSVLVAAAEDSWAHTIVPRLMAAGADLDRVYRVEVVTSDDLRVPLTLPRDLAGLRAHAAEVDAAMLLLDPLISRLDDRLDSHRDAETRRALEPLAKLADDARLVVLGLIHHNKSGSGDPLTLVMGSKAFTSVARSVHTVVKDPDDDTERGRLFGTPKNNLGPTDLPVLRFTIDGHVIDTDDGPATTGRLTWGGEAAGSIGDAVRRSGESADDRSATAEAADWLADWLAVEGGRALSSDIKAAAAKAGHNVEALKRARRRIGVEVESVGYPRRTYWALPKGTAEGDAQSGHPQSGHSRVKSGETTNPDLTDPTESQSGQSGQSGQSEGVLGDLTRLDAPTGWEWPAGSVGEAVVPS; from the coding sequence TGGCGTCCGGTGCCGACGTCCAGGGATGGCTGGACGAGGGCCGAGGCGGTGACAACGTGGCCGGCCGGTGCCCGCCCGAGGTCGTCGGCCTGGACATCGACGCCCACGCCAAGGACAAGAACGCTCACGGCACCCTCGCCCGACTGGTCGCCGAGCACGGCCCGCTGCCGCGCACGTTCGTCGTGTCGTCGAGGTTCGGACCCGGGTGGGACGGCCTGTCCGGCATCCGGCTGTACCGACTGCCCGAGCAGCACGCCGCGCGGGCAGTCGACCCGTCGGCCGGCTGGCGCGGCGGCTGGCCCGGCGTCGACGTCGTGCGGCACGCGCACCGCTACGTGATGGCGCCGCCGTCGGTGCACCCGGAGAAGGGCACCGCCTACCGGGTGCTGGACGAGTCGGACGGCACCTACCTCGACGCGCTCCCCGCGGTGGCCGACCTGCCGCTGCTCCCCGAGGCGTGGTGCACGGCGCTGTACCACGGCGGCGACGGCCGGCAGCGCCAGGACGACCCGCAGTCGGCCTACTGGACCGAGGGCCGCCCGTGCCCGGCGGTGCGCGCCCGACTCGGCCAGGCCGTCGCCGAGCTGGAGTCCGGCCGGCACGACAACACCGCCGCGGCACTGATGGCGCTGACCCGGCTCGGCGAGCAGGGGCACGCCGGGGTGAGGCGGGCGGTCGACGTCCTGCTCGGCACGTTCGTCGAGGCCGTCACCACGGCCGGGTCCGGTCGCCGCTCGGCGTCGGCGGCCCGCGCGGAGTGGGCGCGGATGGCGGTCGACCTCGACGTCAAGCTGGCCGCCAAGGGCCTGACCGACCCGCTCGACGTCGGGTGCTGCGGCGACACCGACCCGCCCGAGGCCGACGACGACCAGCCCGGGCACCGCCGCGTCGTGCTCACCCCCGCGTCGGCGATCCGGCCCCGCCGGGTCGAGTGGATGTGGGAAGGCCGGCTCGCGGTCGGAACCCTGGCCCTGCTCGCGGGCCCTGAGGGCCTGGGCAAGTCGACCGTCGCCTACACCCTGGCCGCGCAGGTCACCCGCGGCACCCTGCCCGGCGAGTTCCACGGCAAGCCCCGCTCGGTGCTGGTCGCCGCAGCGGAGGACTCCTGGGCGCACACCATCGTGCCCCGGCTGATGGCCGCCGGCGCCGACCTCGACCGGGTCTACCGCGTCGAGGTCGTCACCTCCGACGACCTGCGGGTCCCGCTGACCCTGCCCCGCGACCTGGCCGGCCTGCGCGCCCACGCCGCCGAGGTCGACGCCGCGATGCTCCTGCTGGACCCGCTGATCTCCCGCCTCGACGACCGGCTGGACTCCCACCGCGACGCCGAGACCCGGCGCGCGCTCGAACCACTGGCCAAGCTCGCCGACGACGCCCGCCTGGTCGTGCTCGGACTCATCCACCACAACAAGTCCGGCAGCGGCGACCCCCTCACCCTCGTCATGGGGAGCAAGGCGTTCACCTCCGTGGCCCGGTCGGTGCACACCGTCGTCAAGGACCCCGACGACGACACCGAGCGGGGCCGGCTGTTCGGCACCCCGAAGAACAACCTCGGGCCCACCGACCTGCCGGTGCTGCGGTTCACCATCGACGGCCACGTCATCGACACCGACGACGGTCCCGCCACCACCGGGCGGCTCACCTGGGGCGGAGAGGCGGCCGGGTCCATCGGCGACGCCGTGCGGCGCTCCGGCGAGTCCGCAGACGACCGCTCGGCCACCGCCGAGGCCGCCGACTGGCTGGCCGACTGGCTGGCCGTCGAGGGCGGCCGGGCGCTGTCGTCGGACATCAAGGCCGCCGCCGCGAAGGCCGGCCACAACGTCGAGGCGCTCAAGCGCGCACGGCGGCGCATCGGGGTCGAGGTCGAGTCCGTCGGCTACCCGCGGCGCACCTACTGGGCGCTGCCGAAGGGCACCGCGGAGGGCGACGCCCAGTCGGGTCACCCTCAGTCGGGTCACAGTCGGGTCAAGTCAGGGGAGACTACTAACCCTGACCTGACTGACCCCACTGAGTCTCAGTCGGGTCAGTCGGGTCAGTCGGGTCAGTCGGAGGGGGTCCTAGGAGACCTGACCCGACTGGACGCCCCGACGGGCTGGGAATGGCCCGCCGGCAGCGTCGGCGAGGCGGTGGTCCCGTCGTGA